From Ignavibacteria bacterium, a single genomic window includes:
- the thrC gene encoding threonine synthase: protein MKFLSVNKQSPSVSFRDALLSGIASDGGLFVPENIPRISPALLSQLENLSLHEISFEIISKFIDEIPKTDLQRIISRALNFPIPLVQLEEHLFLLELFHGPTLAFKDIGARFMAEALSYFLQQEKKEITIIVATSGDTGSAVANGFYNVPNITVYVLYPSGKISPLQEKQITTLGKNIHAIEVEGTFDDCQKLVKQALADLELVVKKNMTTANSINLGRLIPQLVYFVWAYSQFKKPHRSTQIDANINIVVPSGNLGNLTAALYAKHMGLPIRCIAATNANNVVPEYFSTEIYSPRSSVQTYSNAMDVGNPSNVTRMQFLYGNDVQKMKSDIDAMAISDEETLNEIRETYLRKNYILDPHTAVGVCAARKRSKNLAVSNQQFIVAATAHYGKFPEVVEKAIGEKISLPPSLQRIFPQEKKNVVSLCDFHSLKKLFLSAE, encoded by the coding sequence GTGAAATTTCTTAGTGTAAACAAACAATCACCATCGGTATCATTTCGTGATGCATTATTATCCGGCATTGCAAGCGATGGAGGTTTGTTTGTTCCTGAAAATATACCTCGCATCTCTCCTGCTTTGCTTTCTCAATTAGAAAATCTTTCTCTGCATGAAATCAGTTTTGAAATTATATCAAAATTTATTGATGAAATTCCAAAAACCGATTTGCAAAGAATTATTTCTCGCGCGTTAAATTTTCCAATTCCGCTTGTACAATTAGAAGAACATTTGTTTCTGCTCGAATTATTTCACGGACCAACGCTCGCATTTAAAGATATCGGCGCGCGATTTATGGCAGAAGCGCTTTCGTATTTTTTACAACAAGAAAAAAAAGAAATCACTATCATAGTTGCAACGTCGGGTGATACGGGAAGTGCCGTCGCAAACGGATTTTACAACGTTCCGAATATTACTGTGTACGTTTTATATCCATCGGGCAAAATTTCTCCGTTACAAGAAAAACAAATCACAACGCTCGGCAAAAACATTCATGCAATCGAAGTGGAAGGAACATTCGATGATTGCCAGAAACTCGTGAAGCAAGCATTAGCAGATTTGGAACTTGTCGTGAAAAAAAATATGACAACTGCAAACTCGATTAATCTCGGAAGATTGATTCCGCAACTTGTGTATTTTGTTTGGGCTTATTCACAATTCAAGAAGCCACATCGTTCTACGCAGATTGACGCGAATATTAATATTGTTGTTCCAAGTGGAAATCTCGGAAATTTGACTGCAGCATTGTATGCAAAACATATGGGATTACCAATTCGATGTATTGCTGCAACGAATGCAAACAATGTTGTTCCCGAATATTTTTCTACAGAAATATATTCGCCGCGTTCATCTGTTCAAACATATTCCAACGCAATGGACGTGGGAAATCCAAGCAATGTAACGCGTATGCAATTTCTGTACGGAAATGATGTTCAGAAAATGAAAAGCGATATTGATGCGATGGCGATTTCCGATGAAGAAACACTGAATGAAATCAGAGAAACGTACCTGCGAAAGAATTATATTCTCGACCCGCATACTGCTGTTGGAGTTTGCGCAGCAAGAAAACGTTCAAAAAATTTAGCAGTCAGCAATCAGCAGTTTATCGTTGCCGCAACAGCGCATTATGGTAAATTTCCAGAAGTGGTTGAAAAAGCAATCGGGGAAAAAATTTCACTTCCTCCATCATTACAACGCATTTTTCCACAAGAAAAAAAGAACGTAGTTTCGCTTTGCGATTTCCATTCCCTAAAAAAATTATTCCTTTCTGCAGAATAA
- a CDS encoding homoserine kinase, which yields MNKRLVKFFAPATISNLGSGFDAIGLAIDKPGDIVVAEKTKECTLSFSVKTSVKDVPINPSDNVAAYVAQLMLDEFKPDFGVKMMLNKLMPIGSGLGSSASSSVASVLAINSFLKKPLKKVDLLRFAVEGERMASGAPHADNAAPSLLGGVCLIRSYYPLDVVQIPVKNILHWVVVHPHIVIRTEEARNILSRIVDLKAAVIQCGNFGGLISGLIEGNANLVGKCVEDVLIEPVRKKLIPAFDEVKQSAIESGALGCSISGSGPSLFAIADSPAKAKKIANEMIKTFSKVAKIKSEAYISKINMSGAREV from the coding sequence ATGAACAAACGTTTAGTAAAATTTTTTGCTCCCGCTACAATTTCTAATCTTGGTTCAGGATTCGATGCGATTGGTCTTGCAATTGATAAACCCGGCGATATTGTCGTTGCAGAAAAAACAAAAGAATGCACACTTTCATTTTCGGTGAAGACCTCAGTGAAAGATGTTCCTATCAATCCATCGGATAATGTTGCCGCATACGTAGCGCAATTGATGTTGGACGAATTCAAACCCGATTTTGGCGTTAAAATGATGTTGAATAAACTCATGCCAATTGGTTCTGGATTAGGAAGTTCCGCATCAAGTAGTGTTGCATCGGTTCTGGCTATCAATTCTTTTCTCAAAAAACCGTTGAAGAAAGTAGATTTGTTGCGTTTCGCTGTCGAAGGAGAGCGAATGGCGAGCGGTGCTCCTCATGCGGATAATGCGGCTCCATCATTACTTGGCGGAGTGTGCCTTATTCGTAGTTATTATCCTCTCGATGTAGTGCAAATTCCGGTAAAAAATATTTTACATTGGGTTGTTGTTCATCCGCATATCGTCATTCGCACGGAAGAAGCGCGCAACATTTTATCACGCATTGTAGATTTGAAAGCGGCAGTAATTCAATGTGGAAATTTCGGCGGATTGATTTCAGGATTAATCGAAGGGAATGCAAACCTCGTCGGCAAATGCGTTGAAGATGTGTTGATTGAACCGGTGCGAAAAAAACTTATTCCTGCATTTGACGAAGTAAAACAATCTGCAATAGAAAGCGGAGCGTTGGGTTGTTCGATTTCCGGTTCTGGACCATCATTATTTGCAATTGCAGATTCACCTGCAAAAGCGAAAAAGATTGCAAACGAGATGATAAAAACATTTTCCAAAGTTGCAAAAATAAAATCCGAAGCGTATATCTCGAAAATAAATATGAGCGGAGCAAGAGAGGTTTGA
- the thrA gene encoding bifunctional aspartate kinase/homoserine dehydrogenase I: MKVLKFGGSSVASPKVIREVANIILSAIKKEKVIVVVSAFQGITNQLLVCASLSEKGNEQYQSLFRTISKRHLDAFDALVGKKNSARKLIEKMLLDLKDILRGIHLLHDCPRRSLDLTASFGERLSALIISEFLKTKTASCCVDAREIIVTDDQFTHANILFEQTNTKTKRYFSQLFSNKKTIIPIVTGFIASTEDRRTTTIGRNGSDYTAAIIGAALQANTIEIWTDVDGVLSADPRAVQSAFVLSQMSYEEAMELSYFGAKVLHPATIAPAIAKNIPIVIKNTFNPNAPGTMISRKSKPFDDVAKGITSVDDCTLFTLRGLSMVGVPGTAERLFHSLAANSVNVILISQASSEHTICFAVATNDAMKVRRAIGTEFHLELQNKLTMLDEKQQQTIVAVVGEGMKGTPGVSGKVFQSLGMNNINISAIAQGASERNISFVIDEKNKTRALNVIHQAFFEKRKRLSLVVFGVGNIGKALLEQVHQQQQSLFNEGYDIRVIGIANSRKFILQREGINLSRWKEELETSANIMNVQQLVHKISSLELVNVALVDNTASDDIVKEYAGFVNANMHIVTPNKRANVLPLKQYTAFIELLKRKQKYFLFEANVGAGLPIISTLHDLITSGDTVLKIEGMFSGTLSYLFNNYDGNIPFSEMLQSAFEHGYTEPDPRDDLSGQDVARKLLILARQTGQTMELRDVRYENLVPFLLRREKFSNELLQKFSRFDRDFQQRFEKATRKNCVLRYIGIVEGNKAFAILKNIPREHVLASTKGSDNVITFSTKRYSKTPLVIQGPGAGADVTAMGVFSDVLKLVHYLPY, encoded by the coding sequence ATGAAAGTTCTCAAATTCGGCGGTTCATCGGTTGCATCGCCAAAAGTTATCCGAGAAGTCGCAAACATCATTCTTTCTGCAATCAAAAAAGAAAAAGTTATTGTCGTCGTTTCTGCTTTTCAGGGAATCACAAATCAACTTCTTGTATGTGCTTCACTTTCTGAAAAAGGAAATGAACAATACCAATCGCTGTTTCGCACAATTTCAAAGCGACATCTAGATGCGTTCGATGCACTCGTCGGGAAAAAGAATTCCGCGCGAAAACTCATTGAGAAAATGCTCTTAGATTTGAAAGATATTTTACGTGGAATACATTTACTGCACGATTGTCCTCGGCGCTCTCTTGATTTGACAGCAAGTTTCGGCGAGCGTTTGTCTGCATTGATTATTTCAGAATTTCTCAAAACAAAAACTGCATCGTGTTGTGTTGATGCGCGAGAAATTATTGTTACCGATGACCAATTCACACACGCAAATATTTTATTCGAGCAAACGAATACAAAAACGAAACGATATTTTTCTCAACTTTTTTCAAACAAGAAAACAATCATTCCCATTGTCACAGGATTCATTGCGTCAACGGAAGATAGACGCACAACAACAATCGGACGAAACGGGAGCGATTACACTGCAGCTATTATCGGTGCAGCATTACAGGCGAATACGATTGAAATTTGGACAGATGTTGATGGCGTTCTTTCTGCTGACCCGCGCGCTGTTCAATCCGCTTTTGTTCTTTCGCAAATGTCGTACGAAGAAGCAATGGAACTTTCGTACTTTGGCGCAAAAGTATTACATCCTGCAACCATCGCTCCTGCGATTGCAAAAAATATTCCGATTGTTATCAAAAATACGTTCAATCCAAATGCGCCGGGAACAATGATTTCGCGAAAATCAAAACCGTTTGATGATGTTGCGAAAGGAATTACGTCTGTTGATGATTGTACGCTTTTCACGTTGCGCGGATTGAGTATGGTTGGAGTTCCGGGAACAGCAGAACGATTATTTCATTCGCTTGCAGCAAATTCCGTGAATGTGATTTTAATTTCGCAAGCATCGTCGGAACACACGATTTGTTTTGCAGTTGCAACGAACGATGCAATGAAAGTACGAAGAGCGATTGGAACAGAATTTCATCTCGAATTGCAAAACAAACTTACGATGCTTGATGAAAAACAACAGCAAACAATTGTTGCAGTTGTTGGTGAAGGAATGAAAGGAACTCCTGGCGTTTCGGGAAAAGTTTTTCAATCGCTCGGAATGAATAATATCAACATTTCTGCCATTGCGCAAGGAGCATCGGAAAGAAATATTTCGTTTGTGATTGATGAAAAAAATAAAACACGCGCGCTGAACGTTATTCACCAAGCATTTTTTGAAAAACGAAAACGGCTTTCTCTCGTTGTTTTTGGCGTTGGGAATATCGGGAAAGCGCTTCTTGAACAAGTACATCAGCAGCAACAATCATTATTCAACGAAGGATACGATATCCGAGTGATTGGTATTGCGAATAGCAGGAAATTTATTCTTCAGCGTGAAGGAATAAACCTTTCTCGATGGAAAGAAGAACTTGAAACTTCTGCAAACATTATGAATGTTCAACAGCTAGTTCATAAAATTTCTTCGCTTGAATTGGTGAATGTTGCGCTCGTTGATAATACGGCGAGCGATGATATTGTGAAAGAATACGCTGGTTTCGTCAACGCAAATATGCACATCGTAACGCCGAACAAACGAGCAAATGTTCTTCCGTTGAAACAATATACCGCATTCATTGAATTATTGAAGCGAAAACAAAAATATTTTCTCTTTGAAGCAAATGTCGGCGCGGGACTCCCGATTATTTCCACACTGCACGATTTAATTACAAGCGGTGATACAGTATTGAAAATCGAAGGAATGTTTTCGGGAACGTTGAGTTATTTATTCAATAATTACGATGGAAATATTCCGTTCAGTGAAATGTTGCAATCAGCATTTGAACACGGTTACACTGAACCAGATCCGCGCGATGATTTATCAGGACAAGACGTTGCACGAAAACTTCTCATTCTTGCGCGGCAAACAGGTCAAACGATGGAACTTCGCGATGTTCGTTACGAAAATCTTGTGCCGTTTCTACTGCGTAGAGAAAAATTCTCGAATGAATTATTGCAAAAATTTTCCCGATTCGATAGAGATTTTCAACAGAGATTTGAAAAAGCTACTCGAAAGAATTGTGTTCTTCGCTATATCGGAATTGTCGAAGGAAATAAAGCGTTTGCAATATTGAAAAACATTCCACGTGAACACGTGCTTGCATCAACCAAAGGAAGCGATAATGTGATTACCTTTTCCACAAAGCGATATTCCAAAACACCGCTGGTTATTCAGGGACCTGGTGCTGGAGCAGACGTAACTGCAATGGGAGTATTTTCGGATGTATTAAAACTGGTGCATTATTTGCCGTATTAA
- a CDS encoding DUF2200 domain-containing protein, whose product MFWYVQNIFPLIENFPKEKKGRKKAEFDDVLFWLTGYNKQMLQQVINKKTDLEKFFAQAPQIHPNVPKITGVICGYRVEETEDKLMRLIRSMDKLVDELAKGRAMEKILRK is encoded by the coding sequence ATTTTTTGGTACGTGCAAAACATTTTTCCACTGATTGAAAATTTTCCTAAGGAGAAAAAAGGACGCAAAAAAGCAGAGTTTGATGACGTTCTCTTCTGGCTTACGGGATATAACAAGCAAATGCTGCAACAGGTAATAAACAAGAAAACTGATTTGGAAAAATTTTTTGCTCAGGCTCCGCAAATTCATCCCAATGTTCCAAAAATAACAGGTGTAATTTGTGGCTATCGAGTGGAAGAAACCGAAGACAAACTGATGCGACTAATTCGCTCTATGGATAAACTGGTGGATGAACTTGCAAAAGGAAGAGCAATGGAAAAGATTTTAAGGAAGTAA